The genomic segment GCTTGAAATGACTGAAGGGGCACTCTATCCGTTGCTGCACAAACTGGAGAACGATGGAATGATCACCTCAGAGATCCAAAAAATCAACGGCAGGGACCGTAAATACTATCTCCTGACCGAAAAAGGGAAAAAACACCAGGCTGTTCAGGAAAACGAAATGAAAAGCTATTTACTAAACCTCAATACCATTTTTAACATATGATCATTGACACACAGGAAAATCAGGTTACAGATTATCTTATTTTTCAACAACTCCCGCTGGATATTTTACTGGAAGTTAAAGACCATATGATCTCCCAGATTACAG from the Chryseobacterium phocaeense genome contains:
- a CDS encoding PadR family transcriptional regulator, whose product is MKKNSLYKGTLQNIILKLLSKEMKMYGYQITQRAKELTEGELEMTEGALYPLLHKLENDGMITSEIQKINGRDRKYYLLTEKGKKHQAVQENEMKSYLLNLNTIFNI